The Lacrimispora xylanolytica genome has a segment encoding these proteins:
- a CDS encoding efflux RND transporter periplasmic adaptor subunit translates to MTKKKMITIAVAVIAVVAVAGLLIPRILGGNKDEIVAEVPPAVSVVKPENRSIQLSSELIGTIEPDSIVYVTPLGNGEITNVGVQTGDMVTAGQLLCVIDTKQVESSKITAETARVSYEDAKKNLDRMTVLYQAGDVAEADYQSLVDKVQLAKLQYDNAKIGYNIQLESSQVTAPISGKVESFNVKAHDMVAPSTVLCVISGEGGKAVNFYVPERIVNGLKTGDTIKVEKNGTDRAATITEVSTMIDQASGLFKVKASIPDGNTLATGTSVKLYVVSQKADNVLTVPVDSVYYEGGNPFIYTYADGKLKKNAVTVGLADDSFMEVKEGITTDDQVVATWTSELYDGSEVTLSDGSSKENQTTEETASESKTETEGTALETSGSAQ, encoded by the coding sequence ATGACAAAGAAGAAGATGATTACAATCGCCGTAGCCGTAATCGCAGTCGTTGCGGTGGCAGGTCTGTTGATTCCAAGAATTCTGGGGGGGAATAAGGATGAAATCGTAGCAGAAGTTCCCCCTGCCGTTTCTGTGGTAAAACCGGAAAACAGAAGCATTCAGTTAAGCAGCGAACTGATAGGTACCATCGAACCGGATAGTATTGTTTATGTTACACCTCTTGGAAATGGTGAGATCACCAATGTAGGCGTACAGACTGGAGATATGGTAACGGCCGGCCAGCTCCTTTGCGTCATTGATACAAAGCAGGTAGAAAGCTCTAAGATCACTGCGGAGACCGCAAGAGTCAGCTATGAGGATGCCAAGAAGAATTTAGACAGAATGACCGTACTTTATCAGGCGGGAGATGTTGCTGAGGCAGATTATCAATCACTGGTAGATAAAGTACAGCTTGCAAAGCTACAATATGATAACGCTAAGATTGGTTATAACATTCAGCTGGAAAGCAGCCAGGTGACAGCACCTATTTCTGGAAAGGTGGAGAGCTTTAATGTAAAGGCACATGATATGGTTGCTCCAAGCACAGTTCTTTGTGTTATTTCAGGGGAAGGCGGCAAAGCGGTTAACTTTTATGTTCCAGAGCGAATTGTAAATGGTCTTAAGACCGGTGATACCATTAAGGTGGAAAAGAACGGAACTGACCGCGCAGCAACCATCACTGAGGTCAGCACCATGATCGACCAGGCAAGCGGATTATTTAAAGTAAAGGCATCCATACCAGATGGCAACACTCTGGCAACCGGTACCTCCGTTAAGCTCTATGTTGTGTCTCAGAAGGCAGACAATGTTCTGACCGTACCCGTCGACAGTGTTTACTACGAAGGCGGAAACCCATTTATTTATACATATGCAGATGGAAAACTGAAAAAGAATGCAGTAACCGTAGGTTTGGCCGATGACAGCTTTATGGAGGTCAAAGAGGGAATAACCACGGATGATCAGGTGGTTGCTACCTGGACCAGTGAATTATACGACGGTTCTGAAGTAACACTTTCAGATGGAAGCAGCAAGGAAAATCAGACAACAGAAGAAACCGCATCTGAAAGCAAAACTGAGACAGAGGGAACCGCATTAGAAACTTCT
- a CDS encoding TetR/AcrR family transcriptional regulator: protein MPTERFYNLPKEKKEIIKQAAMAEFVRVPFEKASINKIIKEAGISRGSFYTYFEDKHDILAYIFEDAAENFQCAWERSAKKNHGDLWKTMESLLDGNVFDSQETILQLVKNIVDSVQMYGVTNHLSRDMSPGQFTMLMVMYESIDKSDFKDQSIETFGMLISMIFYEMARGLEWFYVHPEDKEKIKEVFREKLDILQYGIRKQNLK, encoded by the coding sequence ATGCCTACGGAACGATTTTATAACCTTCCGAAGGAAAAAAAGGAAATCATAAAGCAAGCGGCCATGGCTGAATTTGTCCGGGTGCCGTTTGAAAAAGCTTCTATTAATAAGATCATTAAAGAAGCTGGCATATCAAGGGGAAGCTTTTATACATATTTTGAAGATAAGCATGATATATTGGCTTACATATTTGAGGATGCTGCTGAGAACTTTCAGTGCGCCTGGGAGAGAAGTGCGAAAAAGAACCATGGAGATCTTTGGAAGACCATGGAATCACTTCTTGATGGAAATGTTTTTGATTCACAGGAGACTATCCTGCAGTTAGTTAAGAATATCGTAGATAGTGTTCAGATGTATGGAGTGACCAATCATTTATCCCGGGATATGTCACCAGGTCAATTTACCATGCTTATGGTCATGTATGAATCCATTGACAAATCTGATTTTAAAGATCAGAGTATAGAGACCTTTGGTATGCTGATATCCATGATATTTTACGAAATGGCCAGAGGCCTGGAATGGTTTTATGTACATCCGGAAGATAAAGAGAAAATTAAGGAAGTTTTCCGGGAAAAATTAGATATTTTACAATATGGAATTCGTAAACAGAATTTAAAATGA
- a CDS encoding GntR family transcriptional regulator: MGNDLKVNMNEYLPLRDVVFNTLRQAILKGELAPGERLMEIQLAERLGVSRTPIREAIRKLELEGLVLMIPRKGAEVAKISEKSLRDVLEVRRSLEELAIELACQRMLPDAVEELEQRQEEFKHAVLNGNPMEIAETDEAYHDVIYKGTCNDRLIQMINNLREQMYRYRLEYIKDEDKRQILLLEHDHILEAVRRRKVEEAKEAMREHIDNQEITVSKNIKEQE, from the coding sequence ATGGGCAATGATTTAAAGGTCAATATGAATGAGTATCTGCCCCTTCGTGATGTTGTGTTCAACACACTGCGGCAGGCAATTTTAAAAGGGGAGCTGGCACCAGGAGAGCGTCTGATGGAGATTCAGCTTGCAGAGCGCCTTGGAGTCAGCCGTACTCCCATACGGGAAGCCATCCGAAAGCTTGAGCTGGAAGGGCTCGTACTCATGATCCCCAGAAAGGGAGCTGAAGTAGCAAAGATCTCTGAGAAAAGCTTAAGGGATGTATTAGAGGTACGAAGATCCTTAGAAGAGCTTGCCATTGAGCTTGCTTGCCAGAGAATGCTGCCGGATGCTGTCGAAGAGCTGGAGCAGAGACAGGAAGAATTTAAACATGCTGTGTTAAACGGAAATCCCATGGAGATTGCAGAAACAGATGAGGCATATCATGATGTCATTTATAAAGGCACCTGCAATGACAGACTGATTCAGATGATCAACAATCTAAGAGAGCAGATGTACCGCTACCGTTTGGAATACATTAAGGATGAAGATAAGCGCCAGATTCTGTTGCTGGAGCATGATCATATATTGGAAGCTGTAAGAAGACGCAAAGTGGAAGAAGCAAAGGAAGCGATGCGGGAACATATTGACAATCAGGAAATTACAGTCTCTAAAAATATCAAGGAACAGGAATAA
- the ispE gene encoding 4-(cytidine 5'-diphospho)-2-C-methyl-D-erythritol kinase, giving the protein MIRHLGLKAYGKINLGLDVLRRREDGYHDVRMIMQTVGLYDKIDIYLKETPGIEIVTNLFYLPVNENNLVYKAAKLLMDEFHVTHGIRINLKKFIPVSAGMAGGSSDAAAVLFGVNKMFQLGLTREELMERGVKIGADVPYCVLRGTALSEGIGEILTPLPDMPQCQVLIAKPAVGVSTKFVYDNLNLEKLEASDHPDIDGIIEAIENHNIHQVSQRLGNILETVTIKEYPVIAQIKEKIKELGAVNALMSGSGPTVFGIFTSPRAAENAYEELRYGKSKNLAKQVYLTNFYNTKEVTNGQ; this is encoded by the coding sequence ATGATAAGACATCTGGGATTAAAAGCGTATGGAAAAATTAATCTGGGGCTTGATGTTTTGCGGAGACGGGAAGACGGATACCACGATGTGCGCATGATCATGCAGACCGTGGGCCTTTATGATAAGATCGATATTTACTTAAAAGAAACACCAGGCATTGAAATCGTTACCAACCTGTTTTATTTACCAGTCAATGAGAACAATCTGGTATACAAAGCAGCAAAGCTTTTAATGGACGAGTTTCATGTTACCCACGGGATACGGATCAATTTAAAGAAATTCATACCGGTTTCCGCTGGAATGGCAGGGGGCAGCAGCGACGCAGCTGCCGTATTATTTGGAGTAAATAAGATGTTCCAGCTTGGACTTACCAGGGAAGAGCTTATGGAGCGGGGCGTAAAAATCGGTGCAGATGTTCCTTACTGTGTGCTTCGGGGAACCGCTTTATCGGAAGGAATCGGTGAGATCCTTACTCCTCTTCCGGATATGCCACAATGTCAGGTGCTAATTGCAAAGCCTGCGGTAGGGGTATCCACCAAATTTGTTTACGATAATCTTAATCTGGAAAAGCTTGAAGCTTCGGATCATCCGGATATTGATGGGATTATAGAGGCCATCGAGAATCATAACATCCACCAGGTGTCCCAGCGCCTTGGAAATATTCTTGAAACGGTTACCATTAAGGAATATCCGGTCATCGCACAGATTAAGGAAAAAATAAAGGAGCTTGGAGCTGTAAACGCATTGATGAGCGGAAGCGGTCCTACGGTGTTCGGCATTTTTACAAGCCCCAGGGCAGCGGAAAACGCATATGAAGAGCTGCGTTATGGAAAGAGCAAGAACCTGGCAAAACAGGTTTATTTAACGAATTTTTATAATACCAAGGAGGTTACCAATGGGCAATGA
- a CDS encoding GTP pyrophosphokinase, whose translation MTEEEYLCFVQPYEDALKNLRVRVDVLNQDYRRKYQNYPIHHIQHRIKQKESIENKLKTNGHEISIDSARNYLTDIAGLRVICFFVRDIYGVVNLLKKQNDIVIIKESDYIGKPKANGYRSYHIVFGVPVYHTDGMEYYPVEIQLRTMSMDLWASMEHRICYKGNKEAEAAKAFQDYAASLMRMEEAMEEFL comes from the coding sequence ATGACCGAGGAAGAGTACCTATGCTTTGTCCAGCCTTATGAGGATGCCCTTAAGAACCTTCGGGTCAGAGTGGATGTACTGAATCAGGATTATAGAAGGAAGTACCAGAATTATCCCATTCATCACATCCAGCACAGAATTAAGCAAAAGGAAAGCATTGAGAATAAACTTAAGACCAATGGACATGAAATCAGTATCGATTCGGCCAGAAACTATCTGACAGACATTGCAGGGCTCCGTGTGATCTGTTTCTTTGTAAGAGATATTTATGGAGTCGTGAATTTGTTAAAAAAACAGAATGATATTGTAATTATAAAAGAGAGCGACTATATTGGGAAACCAAAGGCCAATGGATATAGAAGCTATCACATAGTGTTCGGTGTTCCGGTTTATCATACGGATGGAATGGAATATTATCCGGTTGAGATTCAGCTTCGTACCATGTCCATGGATCTATGGGCCAGTATGGAACACAGGATCTGCTATAAAGGAAATAAGGAAGCCGAGGCAGCAAAAGCATTTCAAGATTATGCCGCTTCATTAATGCGTATGGAAGAGGCAATGGAAGAATTTCTATAA
- a CDS encoding YesL family protein, giving the protein MLSGFFNYDNPVWRFIGKFGDLILLNILWLIFSIPIFTIGASTTAVYYVTLKLARDDDGYTIKSFFKSFKENFKQATAIWLVLLAIGAILGVDLYFFARLYTGSGTLKTVMLTVFLAMTIVYAAVFMYIFPLQSRFYNTVKKTFFNAFFMSLRHLFRTIGMIVINAALIATGFIFVVPPVLMIFMLFGFPLLAFINSYILSPVFEQYMPKKEEHSDEMRPLFMDDEEPISSSLMGKGDENPKENSEDM; this is encoded by the coding sequence ATGCTATCAGGTTTTTTTAATTATGATAATCCGGTGTGGCGCTTTATTGGCAAATTCGGAGATTTGATACTCTTAAATATTTTATGGCTTATATTCAGTATACCGATTTTCACCATTGGAGCTTCCACCACGGCTGTATATTATGTGACTCTGAAGCTCGCAAGAGATGATGACGGATACACCATTAAATCCTTTTTCAAATCATTTAAGGAAAACTTCAAGCAGGCAACAGCAATCTGGCTGGTGCTTTTGGCCATTGGTGCCATTCTTGGAGTGGATCTGTATTTCTTTGCCAGATTATACACTGGTTCCGGAACCTTAAAAACAGTAATGCTGACCGTATTCCTGGCTATGACCATTGTATACGCTGCAGTATTCATGTACATTTTTCCACTGCAGTCCAGATTCTATAATACCGTAAAGAAAACCTTTTTTAATGCGTTCTTTATGTCATTACGTCATCTGTTCCGTACCATTGGTATGATTGTAATCAACGCAGCTTTGATAGCCACGGGATTTATCTTTGTAGTACCTCCGGTCCTTATGATTTTCATGCTGTTTGGATTTCCGCTTCTTGCATTTATAAATTCATACATTCTGTCTCCGGTTTTTGAGCAGTACATGCCTAAAAAAGAAGAGCATTCCGATGAAATGAGACCACTTTTTATGGATGATGAGGAACCCATCAGCAGCAGTTTAATGGGAAAGGGTGACGAAAATCCCAAAGAAAATTCTGAGGATATGTAA